Within Palaeococcus ferrophilus DSM 13482, the genomic segment TTTCCGCACCCCTTATGTGCTTTCTATACTTCTCGACCCCTATTATTCTTCCTTCATAGCCCCCGAGGGCAAGCTCGATGAGTATCGTCCCACTCCCGCAGAAGGGGTCTATGAACGGCCCGCCGTCCGGCTCGGCCAGCTCTATGAGCGCGTTGGCTATGCTCGCCTTGAGGTGCGCGGGGTGGTTGTAAACCCTCCACGGTCTCTTGTGGAGCGAGGAATCGCCGGTGGTGTCTATTCCAAGGAAGAAGACGTCCCCAACAAGTTCCGCCCTGAATATCACCGCAGGATGGTCGAGGTTCACCCTTGGAGTCCCGAAGCGGGAGAGCCTATCGAAGATGGCCTTTCCAACGGTTCTTGAGATGTCAAGGCTCGTTATTTTGTGCTCGCCCTTCCGGAAGGGCCTCACTGCAAAGGACTCGCTCGTCTTGACGTACCTTTCCACTGGAAGCCCTGAGACGAAGTCCTCTATCCTCTTGAGGGCAACCTCCGGCTCATTTTCCTCAATCCCCTCGAACCTCTCGCTCGCTATCTCCATGATCACGCGGTGGAGGAGCCTTGAACGCTCGTTCAGATAGGTTGAAACGCTCAGCTCCCTTTTCCTGCCCTTCTCGTCGGTGTAGTATGCCCCATCCACCTCGGCCAGAACCCTGCCCTCAACGCCTAAGGGCCTCTCCTCCACCCGAAACGGAACTCCCAGCTGGGAGAGCAGGTTCTCCACCTCTGACTTCGCCAGGTCTTCGATCCCTTTTGATGTTGTGAGTAGGAACCTCATGGGTCAGACTTGGAGGTGGTGTATAAATATCTTTTGAGGCGAGCGGGTTGTTGGGCCCGCGGTAAGGAAGAGAAAATTAAGAGGGAAACCAAACATCATCGAAGCCGAGTTTTATCTTGTGGACTACTCTTCAGTTTTAGAGAGAGGAAATCACGGCGCCCGTTTAAAGCCGTAGGCCTCAAAATCCCCGTCAAAGGTAAAAGCTTCTTTTATACCGAGCCTCTCCATGATGGCGAAGCTCAGGCAGTCTGTAACGTCCATCCCGTCGTGGTCGTCGAACCTCTCGAATATCTCCCACGCCCTCTCCCAGTCCTCCTCGGTTTCGTTTTCGACCCTTACGAAGTGGCTTGCCTCTATCAGCCTCTTGAGTTCAAGCGCAACCTTTTTTCCAGCCCTCTTCGATGCCCCGTTGAGGAACTCCATCAGGACGGGGCGCCCGATTACGAACCTCGCCCCGGACACTGCCTTAGACTCAAAGAACTCCACGGCCCTTTTGTGGTTCTTGTCGTTCGGGTTGAAGAACGCTATCAGCGCACTGGTGTCCATGTAAACGAGCTCTGGCTTGATGGCCTTTCCGCGCTTTCTCTTCCTCACTCGCTTGACCATTCGACCGTCCCCCACTCGTCCTTCTCGCTCTCATCCTTCTCGGCCCTCTTCAGGAGTCCGATGCCCTTCCAGAGTGGGTCTTCGTGTACCTCACGGAGCATCTCCTTCTCGGCACTCTCGGCGT encodes:
- the trm14 gene encoding tRNA (guanine(6)-N2)-methyltransferase → MRFLLTTSKGIEDLAKSEVENLLSQLGVPFRVEERPLGVEGRVLAEVDGAYYTDEKGRKRELSVSTYLNERSRLLHRVIMEIASERFEGIEENEPEVALKRIEDFVSGLPVERYVKTSESFAVRPFRKGEHKITSLDISRTVGKAIFDRLSRFGTPRVNLDHPAVIFRAELVGDVFFLGIDTTGDSSLHKRPWRVYNHPAHLKASIANALIELAEPDGGPFIDPFCGSGTILIELALGGYEGRIIGVEKYRKHIRGAE
- a CDS encoding type II toxin-antitoxin system VapC family toxin, which gives rise to MVKRVRKRKRGKAIKPELVYMDTSALIAFFNPNDKNHKRAVEFFESKAVSGARFVIGRPVLMEFLNGASKRAGKKVALELKRLIEASHFVRVENETEEDWERAWEIFERFDDHDGMDVTDCLSFAIMERLGIKEAFTFDGDFEAYGFKRAP